A segment of the Lolium perenne isolate Kyuss_39 chromosome 3, Kyuss_2.0, whole genome shotgun sequence genome:
cattgtctttgataattgataaccttgtatgtggttgaatttatggattatcttcaccttggattgcttgttattgctttattccatttccaagaaatctttgttggtcccatgtgtcttccttgttccTTTGAAAATTcttttgattcatatcaagtattTGTttcggaagacaaaccttttctttacggtacattgtgccattgtgaaaagtgtagagggtttggtttatttgttcaaaCCTTGCTCTTTTTGGAGTgtgttatctcattccttcttacatgttttatttgcttgaatgagataaatcgttGAGCATGTATGGATTTATTCATCTTTTATGCTCAATGTTTTctacttagttcatttgttgaactttgttgaaaaaatcttttgtgattttcttctttgatataatttggacaacaaatttgtttggtcacatcttTATGCCTTATtgaattcatttggtgttttTTTTCCAAAGTGtacctttcttggatctttaaagtctttgTGTGTACTTATATGTAATTTATTTATATTTGTAGCATGCTTGTTTTCTTTtatccattatatagggtatactccatcgaatcctaaatggctaagatgtgcatgaaattccaaCTTCATCTATAAATATTGACATATTGATATGGAGTgtatcctatatattgtggttaatctaaccattttggacccaataagtttggggaccaatatgtacttgaatgttgttttagttacattggagatgcaatggaggcttgtctcatctataaggaagttgttgtcaccatatgagaattggagtcaagctaggatgatcgatgaactcttatctactacatcatgccattgctatctcggtaacaagtatcttattcatgcacacTCATatggcatccaacctcttgtaggttgcatcttggcatgaaattctttatttcgaaaatattgcggttctttaaaaatcctttttaaagaaaacttcttattgtacatttgagtaatttgagaagatatgccaaatatgccctctagcaatttattgcatatcaattcctcaaaaagctctgatgtgcaatattgatgaaattgcaaAATAACTCTGTATTTGTGATacgtgttgcctttctcaaaacgttccaactagctttacttcccttattgttagttgcgatgtttttgagattttcttggttgaagttcatacatataccataagtgaaaattccataggctatatattcttttaaagcaaacatcctttggtatattttatgacttcatcttggatatcttgtcttatttattttattaacctcttgtgtgtgcatgtttccttGTGATcacttgtccactttagaaacttatacacatgagggtgttaatccatcaccttgacatccttgttctttgccgaccatctttttatccttttgattttagtggtgttggtaaagaagatttatgagtgcttggtttatttgtttttcttcatgcactcatatctcgtaattgttggactcaagttgttcttgataagcatattctctttatcttggttgtgttctaaatgatatagagcGAGTGAGGAtttcatgtttgtgcatattgtattcaaatgcaaatattATAAAgtatgcacgaaccttggggagcttccttattttatttagagcactatatctctcttatcatgacatCTTTGTTTGTCTAAtttgatctttgattgcttgctttattttttaaagctttcttcaccatgttatccttgtgcaatctttgatcctcaatatagtttgacttccttcaaatattcgtcattggatatgtgcatttgattccactcaaattatgagaagtgcacaccttggggaggaactcacattatattggctttctaaaaATTTCACCCATTTTGTCActtgatgccaatgggggagaagtttcgagggtttaagggaatggttttatacttaagtttggtttgtgcttaagtggtttgcctctcatgcattccatatttatatgtcttgcatggttgtatatatatagtggaaactatcccgaaggttaatcttgacaatgtatgcaatgaattcatgttcatcacacgtgcatacattgtgggggagtttgctctatatatgttggttctactcacatcccttgcattagttgtagttgtgtgagtagagctggttttgatatggactagtagctttgtgttacttgaccatatcaaatacaacctcttgtatacaacttattctcggataagttgcataTTTGttcctaatattcattatataaaccctcttattgtggttgtcatcaattaccacaatgggggagattgtaagagtatattgcccctatgtgtggttttggtaattagtgacaacccctatggactaatgttttcattgagtttatatgaaggaatattccataggtactacttgaattccatgtgttggattcaagtatggatgccatgaagataaagatataccttgtgtattggcatcaagatcatcgatttgaagatatatatgtgattgtTAGATGTGTATTGTTAGGACACGTCTAGAGCAAACCGAATAAAAGAGTCCTACCTTATTGTAGTCTATTTACCTTGGCAGCTAAGTCTTCTTGTACTATATAATCCCAATGTGGGATCAAATCAATCTAAGAGCAACAATTATATTTGCTTTCATGGTATCAGATTAGGGTTCTTTGATCCTCTACTATGGCGCCGCCAGATCCCTCTGCCGCTGATCTCGAGGCCGCCGCCGCTGAGGTGACAGCCAAGGCCGCTCTCTAGGCGCTCGCGGCCGCACTCCCCAACATCCGTGCCGTCGTGCCAGTCACCCTCGAGCTTTCAACCTCCAACTACCTCCAATGGCGCGACATGTTATCCGACGTTGTTGAGAAGTACGCCCTCGAGGATCATCTCCTCGAGGATGCCTACCCCACGAATCCCCCGCCACAGTGGGTCCGCCACGACACCATTGTCCGGTCATGGCTCAACAACACCGTCGCGCCCGAGCTTCTCGCCATGATCGTTGACACCACGACGCCACTGCCTACACATGCCCTGTGGACGCGCCTCTCCAACATCTACCACGACAACGCGGACACCCGCTCCTCCTACCTCGAGCAAGAGTTCCACGGTCTCCAACAGGGTTCCCTGACCGTGGCTGATTACTGCCGCAAGCAGAAGGTTCTCGCCGACGAGCTCAATGCGCTGGGCACGACCATCACCGACAAACGCCTAGTCCAGAACACGCTTCGCAGTCTCAGAACTCGGCTTGCGTACATGCGCACGTTGCTCCTGAAATAGCGTCCCCTTCCGCCGTTCCTCAATGTCCGCTCATCTCTACTGCTCGAGGAGCTCATGTTGCAGCAGCAGTCCGAGTCATCCTCAACTCCGTCTGCCTTCGTCGCGCGCGGAGCCCCCAcgcctccaccaccacgtggCCCTGTCGAAAATACGGGACATTGTTCTTATGCCGAAAATATGGgttagttcaagttgagcatctcaagaggatcatatgcttgaagcttgccatctatttggtgataatggatatgtgaagatgtgcatcaatgtagctttcccatcatggtgtatgggggagcatttgtgagtattcacgaagcaacaatgatcaagtgaggcattccagcttgagtggagcttgaagagttatcatcaagatcaagcgggatgcgcaaggaaaaggtatggccttgataggttttccttttaccggtctcaaggtggttgatgggagaccggattataggatagatagccgcactatcaagaggggctttcggttgggtaacttgatcacatcgtcttagggagctcaaccctttccatacttgcatatccctattcttcttggtgtttctctgtgagaggttcttgagcttgttgctagctttacaacaagcccaagttcaccaaaaacggaatccgcatgcatcttctattgcgttttcgggtttggacgtcttcaccgtttcttgacggtgggagaatccctctctaaaatcatctaaaaatatcctatgaggagtctccatatttgttgggttctatttgtcgttatctttccaacaaaattggtttcatgtcaatcggagttcgggagcattttctgTTTAAAATATAGAAAAGTTGTTTAGCCCCTGGCCGATCtgtggtccggttggaccggtcgtggcgccggctggcccggcgccgaccggcccctggactggtgccatcCGGGGGCATGTTCTGTAAGTCCCCGATCTGCGCCGGTCACGGTCCGGCGCCAAGTCCGGTTTGGAACGACTGGgtccggcctgtggcccggtctgaccggcacctggaccggacggcccgcccccaggcccggttgaccgaccTCCTCGACTGTGCTGAGCTGAAACtcacccaacggttatatttctccctagactataaataggccttcttccaccttgggctggataagttcttccactctctctcctccatttgttgactttgaagaactttccctatctcttgattcccccccccatgattcttgctcattcttgagggatctaagagaggagatctagatctacaatccccaccaatccatctctcctctaagtgaggggaactctttggatctagatcttggagtcatttgttgatttcctctttgttcttcccctctaatctcatcctagcatttgttgctttggtgggatttgagtgtgaaggatttgaacacctataGTGTTctagctttgcatcattgcatagtgttgagctctccaccacgattagttcgagtgagagaccgtgagcttgttactcttggagggagacctcctagttggcttggcggttggtgctccggtgatctcttcaaggaagattgtgaagaggcccgggcttctccttcgtggagcttgtgaagtggttttggagcttgccatctccggagtggaggaaaagctaaccataagcaaAGGTCCATTATCCTTTGTGGATTTGACtcagagaatagggtgagccttcgtggcgttggggaatccttcgtgggacctccacccctccaaacgtaacgtaccttcttgcaaaggaagggaacacaggaatacatcctcgtctctgtGTGCCTcgtttatttctatacccgagcttactttccttgtgatagccatcgtgcttgaagtacatatatcttgctatcacttgtgctacatatatcttgtgcctatcttgcttagctctagttgttattgttgcacttagttgatcctagcatatttagggtttgtgcttgtaaactaaaagtTAGTTTAATTcctcattcttacaagccaaatccgtaagagt
Coding sequences within it:
- the LOC127327058 gene encoding uncharacterized protein, with protein sequence MLSDVVEKYALEDHLLEDAYPTNPPPQWVRHDTIVRSWLNNTVAPELLAMIVDTTTPLPTHALWTRLSNIYHDNADTRSSYLEQEFHGLQQGSLTVADYCRKQKVLADELNALGTTITDKRLVQNTLRSLRTRLAYMRTLLLK